The Methanofastidiosum sp. sequence CACAGCCTCATTTTTGTATAATCTTTTATAGGTATAATCCATTGCATTAATTCCCCATTTTTTTAGATGAGTATTTGGAAGCCCGTACCATTTGCTTTCATTATTATTTGAATAAGGTTCAGGTGTATCTACCCCCACAAGTCTAATC is a genomic window containing:
- a CDS encoding thermonuclease family protein gives rise to the protein IRLVGVDTPEPYSNNNESKWYGLPNTHLKKWGINAMDYTYKRLYKNEAVGHNSFCPHPNRS